The region aaaaagataatttagCTACTGATGTAGCTGAAAAATCTGCAACTTTGATCGATGCATCACAAGAGAATTCTGGGCAACAACTGATGGTTGGAAACAGTGGTGCTAGAGTTGGTTCGATTGGGACGAATAAGCAACGTGAGAAAGACTCAGTTGTAGCTCGCTCTACTATTGATGCTCTTGTTTCTACTAGTGATACAAAAAAGAATGTAGGCATGAGTGGAAAAATGTCAACTACTGCCGGTGAAAACGCGACGGATGGATAGGTGCGAACTCCAATTTCGAATGAAACTGTTGAGATTTCAGGTGGGACTAGAAATACCCAAATTGCCGGAAAAAATAACTAGCAAGTTGACAATGGTTGGGCTGTAGTTACACATCGAAAATCACCTGGAATTAGGATTAATGAACATACAACTTCTCAACAAATTTTGTCACATAATCCTTTTCAAGCTATTGCTTAAAGTGATAATTTGGTACCAGCTGGGATTTTAGCTACTACAGATGGGGTGCAAGAAAGAGAATCGGGGCAGAAATTAATGCCCAACGCAATTGATAATGCAGGGGTAACATCAAGAGTTAAAGTCAATGAATTGCAAGTTGATTCGGGGCAGAAAATAAATGCTACATGTGAGATTCATGCTGCTGATTCTGGGCAGCATGTTGTTGAAAACGAGAACGCTACTAGTGAGACTAATGCAACTGTTTTTGACGATGCATGGGATCTTGACTACGAGGCGTCGCATATGGGAAATAAGCAACACAAAGATAATTCAACTTCGACGGAGATAAGCAAGGAGCAACCTGGACAACTAAATATTGATTTAGTTCAGGTAATTGACGAGGTTTCGTCCAAGTCTAAGACATGGGCAGAACAGgttgaagatgaagaatatcAAATTAGTGGTAGTGAAAGAGAAAGCTTACAGGAGAACAGCTCACCAATTTCGGGCAGTAATCTCAACCATAATGCCCCAAGTTTTGTGCCTAAGAGCAGTAGAAAAATTGCAACTCAGGTGACTACTCCAATTGGTAGCAATCAGCAACATAAAGGGTATGGTGTTACACCTCTAACTAAGAAAATTTGCACAACCAGTACCACATCTCCTGGGCATATGGGGCAGCAAGCAACATCACCTACAGCTTATGATATTGACTTGGGCGATGACGATGACATGTCCGATGGGGATGATGAGGATGCTATCTTTTGGACATATGCTTTGATAAGGTGGCCAAAGATGGAGATCTCTCACCTAGGCAACAAAGAAGTGGAAGcaacaaaagcaaaaagaagACACATGGAAGGCAACACAGTTGGGATGGTAAGGTGACTAAAGAATTTGTTCCAAGGCACCTACCGATGCGACTGGCAAAGCAGAATCACCTGACAGTATCAACAACTGTAAAAAGATCCAATAAATCCAAGAAGTGATGAACTATCAACTATTGTTGGacaaatttgaagaagaaggCAAGAGGAAAATACTTCAGATTGACGGGCAAGCTATCTTTTTtagttcatacatatataacatgaagTTTGAGGTTGACAACTCAACTTTATTCATGacttttatatttttacattaCTTAAGCATCCTCatttgtaatatcatcatagagTGTATTATAAACTCTGTGATGATCATAGAATATCTAGTTTTCTCTAgctcttattttcttcatgcttgtTAATTAGTAGAGATTCATTACCTTATTAGGATTAGTAAGGTAAGGCCTAACCCCCCTTGCTTGTACTCTTCTCTTTGaggttcacttttatttattaaaaaaaaaaaaaaaaaaacagataagACAAGGTTATTGAGGGTGTTATGAGTAAAATCAAAAGAAGAAGGTaaagtcatgtttcaaaattgTGCAAATTCAGCAAGACTCAAACGAATTCCCAAGCACAAACTGccaaagcaaaaattaaagaggggcaaaccatttttttaaaatactgtTGAAATTTGCTTTCAGTTACTACAGTCATTTTTTAGCATAATAATAAGTTGCTTGGGTATAGGATGAATCTAATTtgtgaattttaaatttatattggaTAGATTAGTTTGTCgagatatttgattttttttttaattttaaattatgcagattttttgttttaaattggCTATTTAAAGTCCACAAATATTGAGACATTTTAAATCATTCTTCAAATCAATTTTGTTGCACCagcttttttaaaataaccgaCAAGAAGGTAACTTTTTGGATCCCTACCGACACTAATATGCCAAAGCATGGGGAGTGAACAAGATTGAATGCCCTAGTAGTCCATGTTGTAAACGATGAGTGTTCGGCCTTGGTCTATTGTGGCCCAGCTAACGCGTGAAACACTCTGGCTGGAGTGTATGTCGCAAGACTGAAACTCAAAAGGAATTGCCGAGGCCTGCCAAGATGACGCATTGGTTAATTCGATATATATACAACACGCAATATGTACTTATCTACAACATAATATGAAATTGTAAAGAGTATAGCAGTTAAAATTCAATTTTAGTGTAAAAAGAACTCAAGAAATAAGTAAAACATTTCTCGGATTCCAGATATAGTATGTGCCTTCtcaaatttaagcaaaaaaatgtttaattGAAATCTTTTACATCAATGTCACAGAGTTCAAAATTTCCTATACTTTCATATAGTTTAAAATGTGTAGAATATCATCACTGAAAAGTTAATCAACCCACgtctaatttttcttttctgagTTGATCAGAATTAATAACTAATTACCGAAATAATAGAATATTAAGACGTGGAAGAAGTAACtaaatatgaaacaaaaaagCAGAATAGAAATTCTTCAGAAGTACTTTGCAATGCATTATATTAATTAGTAACTCTTTAACTAATAGACGTAATAGTGTGGACGCAAAGTCCACTGAATAAATTAATGAACTTAATTAAGTAGTCCTGTAATACTACAACccatattttttgttatttaacATAAATGAATAGTTTCTCCCTAGCTTcttatatcttttttttctttaataattaTGGCCTGCTTGGGCTCACCTCGATGAATTATACGAGATACTTACTAACTCCCATTAGTATAAGTACCGAATAAAGTTGTCCACCAATGCTTGGACATATGAGAAAATATCACCTACTATCTTTGTTTTTGCTGGAATTTGAATTTGAGAcctcatgattctcattctagCACTGATAATTATGCAACTGTGTAATACGGAAAGgattaattaagttatatcACACTAACAATAATAACTTTTATGTAGTTAATCGATATAGCAGGTTATTACTTAACCTTTCAGGCTATATCAAACTTGTTACGAAGAGTAGAGAGTACCTTGTTATTGACCTCATGATgttaaaatatacatatacattgtTTGTACACATAACTACTTTTTGAATTAGTAGTAGTGCATGTCAAGTGGCAACAAACAACCTCATTACTAATCTTATGTAGTACTAATTGAAAATGAcagaaaacaaatttttaataAGATATCAGCATAAAGAAATTTTGTCAAACTTACTTTTTTATATCATAAAATACATTCGGATTTGGTGAAACAATTCTATATATGTCAAAGACAATGTTGGTGTTCTAAAGTTCTAGAACACCATTTCTAGTTGGCAACAAATAACTTGAAGCCATCAACAATCAGCATATTAACCATGTTATTATATTAGATCAGGAAAAAGGTTTCATGTTTGATCTTATTACAAACTAGTgatccaaaaagaaaataactcatgtacttggccaaattaaatattttaaccaTGATTAGTAGCGAAGCCATGTTCCTAACAAGGGGATTCAAGCAAGTACACGAATATCACACTTAGAATTCGACTTTGTTGAGCATGCTGCACAATGCATTTGGCAATAGTTGGTACAGAATTTGGATGATACCATAGTAACGCTCCTTAGCAATTACCGGCCAGTAATAAACTCTATCAACATCAGTCTTGTTTTTCACCAGCTAGCCTTGTTTTTCACCAGCTAGCTTGAGTCCATgacatagaatatatatatcctGACTTCGCTAGAGAGCAGCAACATGCAAGTAAAGCGGGGAAGAGAGATTAATTATTTTGGCTAAATATATAAGTCAAAGTTGCTGTAATTATTTGTAAATGTAAAACACCACataacaaaattacaaaatgtGTGCACGGATTTGTACTTTTTGAATTAACTATGGCAGGTCGTTACTCAAGCTTTCAGGTTAATCAGACTTGTTATGAGGAGTGGAGTACTTGTAAACTTGTAGGTCAATGTAACCTTATTGTATAAAAGAAATTTGTACATTGTTAGTACACtcgaaagaaaataaagaaaactcaaaactaGGATTTGTACTTTTTGAATTAGTAGTAGTGCATGGCAAGTCTCAACAAACAACCTCTTTCCTAATCTTATGTGGTACTAACCAAAAAATGacggaaaataatttttaataacTCATTTCGTCAACTGATGCTtctgaaataaataataaaaagatatcaGAATAAAGAGAATttgtcaaacttatttttttaagtatCATAAAGTACACTCAATTTGGTGAAACAATCTGATGTCAAAGAAACTATTGTCTTCTAAGTTTCTAGACCACCATTTCCAGTTGGCGACAGCTAACAAACAACTTGAAGCTATCAACAATCAACAGACATACTTATAGTAAATAGGTATTTATTCCTTCCAGTTATCAAAGTTCTCAAATGGGTTATTGAGTGATCTTCAGTTTGAATAGCTTGAATATCATTATAAGACGGGAAAAAGGTTGCAAGTTTGATTTTATTACCAACTAGTgatccaaaaagaaaattatgcaTGCACTTGGCAAAATTAAACATTTTAACCATGATTAGTGGCGAAGCCAGGATCCTAACAATGGGATTAAAAAATGTACAAAAGTCCGCACAAGGCATTTGGCAATAGTTGGAATAGAATTTTGCGATGCCATAGTAACGCACCTTAGCAATTACCAGTAATAAACTCTATCGACatcagccttttttttttttttttttttttttaccagcTAGCTAGAGTCCATGACGTAGAATATTATATATCCTGATTTCGCTATAGATCAACAGGCAATTAAAAGCAGGGGAAGAGATATTAATTAACTTGGCTAAAAAACTCAAAAGTTGCTGTAATTATTTGTAATGTAAAACACCACATAATTCAATATTACAAAATGGTTGCACTATATTTATCTTGAAATTATCAACCAATAAACTAACAGAATGGCTAAAGGGTGTAATCTTACTGAAACTGTTTAGGCTTCCAAAGGAAAACACAGAGAAAGCAAAATGGCAAGAGAGTGGAAGTAATAAAAATTAGCACTCTCTGTCTGGCTGTGCACATTCATATGTTGTTCTCATTATCTGctagtgaaaaatatttgttaaagaaatgaaatggaaaactAGAAGTGATCAGGAATAATTCCAGCTATTAGAGTTATCATTTTTTAGTCTTGAGCATCAATCAGACTAATTGAATTGGTCACTAGTTGACATCTCATAGCAACGACTACTTCCAAGCAGTGCAACTATAAATACTTTGGCAACTGAATCCCCAAACTCATCACCTCTGAACTAAACATTACAGCATTTCTTCTATCCTAGCCTCTGAACTATAACATGAGGCTTCGAGGCAATGGCCCAGCCAGGGGTCATCATTTGCATCAAATTTTGGTGGCATTGGCCATATTGGCGGTTGCTAATGTAGTTTCAGCGGACACTTACATATATTCTTCTCCGCCACCTCCAACGAACGAGTACAAGTCACCACCACCTCCTTCTtcatctccaccaccacctTATGAGTACAAATCTCCACCTCCTCCATCACCTTCTCCCCCGCCACCATACATCTATaaatctcctcctcctccttcacCGTCTCCACCTCCTCCATATGTGTATAAGTCTCCACCTCCTCCATCGCCTTCACCCCCACCATCTTATGAGTATAAATCACCTCCTCCTCCTCTATCTTCTCCCCCACCACCATATGTGTACACATCTCCACCTCCTCCATCGCCTTCACCCCCACCACCTTATGAGTATAAATCACCTCCTCCTCCTCTATCTTCTCCCCCACCACCATATGTGTACACGTCTCCACCACCCCCATCACCTTCACCTCCACCACCTTATGAGTATATATCACCACCTCCTCCTTCACCttctccaccaccaccatatGTGCATAAGTCTCCACCACCTCCGTCACCATCTCCACCACCATCGTACTACTACAAATCGCCTCCTCCACCGTCACCATCGCCTCCACCACCATATTACTACAAGTCTCCACCACCTCCCTCACCATCAACACCACCCCAATATTACTACAAGTCTCCACCACCTCCCTcgccatcaccaccaccaccctaCTACTATAAGTCTCCACCTCCACCTTCACCATCGCCTCCACCGCCATACTATTACAAATCTCCACCACCACCCTCACCATCACCACCCCCACCTTATTACTCTAAGTCTCCTCCACCACCTTCGCCATCCCCTCCCCTACCATATTATTATAAATCTCCACCGCCTCCCTCACCCTCTCCTCCACCACCTTACTATTATAAGTCGCCTCCACCACCATCGTCATCACCTCCTCCACTTTATTACCACAAGTCTCCACCTCCGCCTGCTAAGCCATATCCTTCCCCATACTATTATAGTTCTCCACCCCCACCAATGAAGTCTCCCCCGCCATATCACTACtcttcaccaccaccaccaacgaAATCACCTCCCCCACCATATCACTATATTTCCCCAACACCACCATTAAGGTCACCTCCTCCTCCGTACTACTACAGTTCTCCACCGCCACCCAAGAAGGCACCTCATACTCCACACTATTATAGTTCTCCTCCACCATCTAAGAAGTCATCTCCTACGTCATATTACTACACTTCCCCTCCACCTTCGATTAAGCCATCTCCAACTCCATACAACCACGCCTCCCCACCACCACCAAAGAAGTTTCCTCCCTCACCATACTACTACACTTCACCACCACCACTTACTCATTACTATCCTTCACGCCATCACATGTTGGTCATGGTTGTTGGACAAGTCTATTGTTTAAGATGCTACGACTGGAAACACCAAAAAATGTCTCATGGCAAGATATACCACAAAGGTACAATAACCTTGATTCCACGCCCTTaattcctttatttctttttatgtttcatcattactaatttatttaactatttattcattttaatcatttatgCTTCCATCTTCCTATTTGATCTAATAATGCTTTACCTTCTTATTATTCGCTAGAGATATGTCTTCTTGAGGTTTCGACTCAATtgttttattgttgattaatgTATTATCTTGTTCACACGGATCAGATGTTGTTGTTCGAGTGACTTGCAAGGCTGGTAACAAGTTAATTGTTGGTTATGGTAATACCAAGATCAATGGAAAATTTAGCATAACTCTTAAAGGATTTGACTATCGCAAATATGGAGCAAAGGCTTGCCAGGCTAAACTCCACAGGGCACCAAAAGGTTCAAAGTGTAACATTCCTACAAATATTCATTTGGGAAATACGGGTGCTAGCCTCAAAGTGTACTCAAAGACTCGTCATGAAGTTGTACTCTATGCAGAATCATTTGCTTATGCTCCTAAGACACCTTATGGGATGTGCAAGAAGACTAAAGCTACACCTGCTCCATACTACTACAAATCTTCTCCACATCCATCACCGAGTTATGTTTATAAGTCACCTCCTACTCCATCACCAGCATATGTTTACAAGTCACCTCCTCCTCCATCACTAGAACACATTTACAAATCTCCACTGCGACCTACTTACCATTACAAATCTCCACCACCGCCAGCTAAGTCTCAATCACCTCATTATTACTACAAGTCTCCACCTCCACCATCACCAAGTACACCTTCACCTAT is a window of Lycium ferocissimum isolate CSIRO_LF1 chromosome 12, AGI_CSIRO_Lferr_CH_V1, whole genome shotgun sequence DNA encoding:
- the LOC132040352 gene encoding extensin-2-like; amino-acid sequence: MRLRGNGPARGHHLHQILVALAILAVANVVSADTYIYSSPPPPTNEYKSPPPPSSSPPPPYEYKSPPPPSPSPPPPYIYKSPPPPSPSPPPPYVYKSPPPPSPSPPPSYEYKSPPPPLSSPPPPYVYTSPPPPSPSPPPPYEYKSPPPPLSSPPPPYVYTSPPPPSPSPPPPYEYISPPPPSPSPPPPYVHKSPPPPSPSPPPSYYYKSPPPPSPSPPPPYYYKSPPPPSPSTPPQYYYKSPPPPSPSPPPPYYYKSPPPPSPSPPPPYYYKSPPPPSPSPPPPYYSKSPPPPSPSPPLPYYYKSPPPPSPSPPPPYYYKSPPPPSSSPPPLYYHKSPPPPAKPYPSPYYYSSPPPPMKSPPPYHYSSPPPPTKSPPPPYHYISPTPPLRSPPPPYYYSSPPPPKKAPHTPHYYSSPPPSKKSSPTSYYYTSPPPSIKPSPTPYNHASPPPPKKFPPSPYYYTSPPPLTHYYPSRHHMLVMVVGQVYCLRCYDWKHQKMSHGKIYHKDVVVRVTCKAGNKLIVGYGNTKINGKFSITLKGFDYRKYGAKACQAKLHRAPKGSKCNIPTNIHLGNTGASLKVYSKTRHEVVLYAESFAYAPKTPYGMCKKTKATPAPYYYKSSPHPSPSYVYKSPPTPSPAYVYKSPPPPSLEHIYKSPLRPTYHYKSPPPPAKSQSPHYYYKSPPPPSPSTPSPIYYNKSPHPPSASPSPHYHYKSPSSSPSSPPPYYYNSPPPPSPSPPPPYYYKSPSPSSPSPPPPHYYKSPPPLSPSPPPPYYYKSPPPPLASPSPSYYYKSPPPPSPSPPPPYYYKSPPPPSLSPPPPYYYKSPPPPSPSPPPPPPYYYNSPPPPSPSPPPPYYYKSPPPPSASPSPSYYYKSPPPPSPSPPPPYYYKSPPPPSPSPPPPYYYKSPPLPSSSPPPPYYYKSPPPPSLSSPPPYYYKSPPPPSASPSPSYYYKSPPPPSPSPPPPYYYKSPPPPSPSPPPPYYYKSPPRPSSSPPPPYYYKSPPPPSPSPPPPYYYKSPPPPSPSPPPPYYYKSPPPPIKSPPPPYHYNSSPPPIKSPPPPVYIYASPPPPINY